The Kluyveromyces lactis strain NRRL Y-1140 chromosome D complete sequence genome has a window encoding:
- the GAL4 gene encoding galactose-responsive transcription factor GAL4 (uniprot|P08657 Kluyveromyces lactis LAC9 Lactose regulatory protein LAC9), translating into MGSRASNSPSFSSKAETLLPSEYKKNAVKKETIRNGKKRKLPDTESSDPEFASRRLIANETGTDAVSNGNKNDSNANNNNNNNNKKSSEVMHQACDACRKKKWKCSKTVPTCTNCLKYNLDCVYSPQVVRTPLTRAHLTEMENRVAELEQFLKELFPVWDIDRLLQQKDTYRIRELLTMGSTNTVPGLASNNIDSSLEQPVAFGTAQPAQSLSTDPAVQSQAYPMQPVPMTELQSITNLRHTPSLLDEQQMNTISTATLRNMYSSGNNNNNLGNISGLSPVTEAFFRWQEGETSIDNSYFGKGSILFWLNQLLSSEKIAGVTSKVGNDINTNNNNINHQKLPLILNNNITHNVSDITTTSTSSNKRAMSPLSANDSVYLAKRETISAYIDAYFKHYHALYPLVSKEMFFAQYNDQIKPENVEIWHILLNAVLALGSWCSNSCSSHHTLYYQNALSYLSTAVLETGSTDLTIALILLTHYVQKMHKPNTAWSLIGLCSHMATSLGLHRDLPNSTIHDQQLRRVLWWTIYCTGCDLSLETGRPSLLPNLQAIDIPLPASSATIKEPSIYSSIIQESQWSQILQQKLSNNSYQQSAGECLSWFDSVQAFLDHWPTPSTEAELKALNETQLDWLPLVKFRPYWMFHCSLISLFSVFFEEDAPTDNNVIRCKELCLQLSSRNIFSVATFVRSYAFNSLSCWYATHYLVRSALVPLHFASRISPQHALWETVKAQLLSAHEAMGILSQESSLAAKFDGILTKNYSEILQREGINKSQLMPPPTPLLQSTSFSDLLSLWSANAEDAPRVSNSQMPQSITITDSLLQSSTTQMRPPTTSGWPDTNNFLNPSTQQLFNTTTMDDVYNYIFDNDE; encoded by the coding sequence ATGGGTAGTAGGGCCTCCAATTCGCCTTCTTTTTCAAGTAAGGCGGAAACGTTACTGCCATCGGAGTATAAAAAGAATGCGGTTAAGAAGGAAACAATACGCAATGGcaagaaaaggaaattgcCTGATACAGAATCCTCAGATCCTGAGTTTGCAAGTCGGCGTTTGATAGCTAATGAAACTGGCACTGATGCGGTGAGTAATGGTAACAAAAATGATAGCAATgccaacaacaacaacaacaacaacaacaagaaatcaagTGAAGTAATGCACCAGGCGTGCGATGCTTGcaggaagaagaagtggAAATGTTCCAAGACAGTACCGACTTGCACGAACTGTCTGAAATACAATTTAGACTGTGTCTACTCTCCGCAAGTTGTTAGGACTCCGTTGACAAGAGCACATTTAACAGAGATGGAAAATAGGGTTGCAGAGTTGGAAcagtttttgaaagaacttttcCCAGTTTGGGATATCGATAGGTTACTTCAGCAAAAAGATACATACAGGATTAGGGAATTGCTTACTATGGGTTCTACAAATACTGTTCCGGGACTTGCATCGAATAATATCGATTCATCGTTAGAACAGCCCGTTGCCTTTGGTACTGCGCAGCCGGCACAATCTTTGTCAACTGATCCAGCAGTACAATCTCAAGCCTATCCAATGCAACCGGTACCGATGACAGAGCTTCAATCTATCACCAATCTTCGACACACGCCATCACTTCTGGATGAACAGCAAATGAACACGATTTCCACGGCAACGCTGCGGAACATGTACTCTTCAGGtaacaataataacaacTTGGGTAACATCTCTGGTCTATCACCTGTTACAGAGGCATTCTTCCGTTGGCAGGAAGGTGAAACGTCAATCGATAATAGTTATTTTGGAAAAGGttcaattttgttttggttgaaCCAATTACTATCATCAGAAAAGATCGCTGGCGTTACATCAAAAGTAGGCAATGACATTAAcactaataataataatataaaCCATCAGAAGCTACCTCTAATACTAAACAATAATATTACTCATAATGTGTCGGACATAACCACAACAAGTacatcttcaaacaaaaGGGCAATGTCTCCTCTTTCTGCCAATGACTCTGTATATCTCGCTAAAAGAGAGACAATATCCGCGTATATCGATGCGTACTTCAAGCACTATCATGCGCTATATCCGTTGGTCAGTAAGGAAATGTTTTTCGCTCAGTATAATGATCAAATTAAACCAGAGAACGTTGAGATATGGCACATCTTACTAAACGCGGTATTAGCTTTGGGTTCATGGTGCTCTAATTCATGTTCAAGTCACCATACTCTCTATTACCAAAACGCATTATCATATTTGTCCACCGCTGTATTGGAAACAGGGTCCACAGATTTAACCATAGCACTCATACTTTTAACGCATTATGTTCAAAAGATGCATAAGCCAAACACTGCATGGAGTCTCATAGGACTTTGTAGCCATATGGCTACATCGTTGGGATTACACCGGGATCTACCAAACTCAACGATACATGATCAGCAACTCCGTAGAGTATTGTGGTGGACTATTTATTGCACGGGATGCGATCTCTCATTAGAGACTGGAAGGCCCTCATTATTGCCCAATCTTCAGGCTATTGATATACCATTACCAGCTTCATCTGCCACTATCAAAGAACCAAGCATATATTCCTCCATCATACAAGAATCCCAATGGTCTCAAATATTGCAACAGAAATTGTCAAATAACTCATATCAGCAAAGTGCAGGTGAATGTCTCTCATGGTTCGATAGTGTTCAAGCATTTTTAGACCACTGGCCTACTCCTAGTACCGAAGCTGAACTCAAAGCCTTAAATGAAACTCAACTAGATTGGCTACCATTAGTGAAGTTCCGGCCATACTGGATGTTCCATTGTTCCCTAATATCACTTTTCtcagttttttttgaagaagatgccCCAACCGACAACAACGTCATACGGTGCAAGGAGTTATGCCTTCAACTTTCAAGCAGAAATATATTTAGCGTGGCCACTTTTGTACGGAGCTATGCATTCAACTCACTTTCCTGTTGGTACGCGACACATTATCTTGTTAGAAGCGCATTAGTGCCTCTACATTTCGCATCTCGGATATCTCCACAGCACGCCTTGTGGGAGACAGTTAAAGCGCAATTATTATCAGCCCATGAAGCGATGGGTATATTGTCACAAGAATCTTCCTTGGCCGCTAAATTTGATGGGATATTAACCAAGAATTATTCTGAAATACTACAAAGAGAAGGCATCAACAAAAGCCAACTGATGCCACCACCAACTCCATTGCTACAATCAACCAGTTTCTCGGACCTACTTTCACTGTGGTCAGCAAACGCAGAAGACGCTCCGAGAGTCAGTAATTCCCAGATGCCTCAATCGATCACTATCACGGACTCTTTGCTACAGTCATCAACAACTCAAATGAGACCTCCAACCACATCTGGATGGCCTGATACCAACAACTTCCTGAATCCATCGACCCAACAGCTATTCAACACCACAACAATGGACGATGTGTACAACTATATATTTGATAACGACGAGTAA
- the SGS1 gene encoding ATP-dependent DNA helicase SGS1 (similar to uniprot|P35187 Saccharomyces cerevisiae YMR190C SGS1 Nucleolar DNA helicase of the RecQ family, involved in maintenance of genome integrity), giving the protein MVKPSHNLRREHKWLKDTEAYLPDKSVLGILQKHVTAKRSATLNSGVENDLARRTGSTLDQVPRNLTSSMPVSSGAVTTAQTAVAGTWDEGSYTNTTIAVATVLDSDGDSDLELIADRPSANNSNVTSSITAQITQKTEINTNGKSTSDQDLHRLVSLLWQQSELLQEKCEILESTSLSQDNKRSKIGSFINPTLNRIKQQISAMDNLLPSLPQARAVPDLQSFPAVSRNASASISRRNSPTPHATESVNPIPSEDIDIDIPSSQTQLTQQHNSSSPKIQPSRRLRHRDPNQNYYIPTLSQMDENPHLLQESLLSKRRTTSTNNNIHHNDNDSDASAEAESEDSHFLTTMEEDQIYDNELHESDKDFVVDGNYLDYDEGPEADAEYHEEDDSNVPFEKERSSNQIIIDSSPGSSPRHLNPPSQPPLQQQTQNTSQEFQPTPQLRLLDDDDVEFLEDPISESLPQDHTVAVHSEEFEPLSDTDLEEFDAEREDQTQFDEIKELDDDLKIISEAKLDAEDVPLSFAIKKEPKSLDTQLQTELVPVPEVIEDDDFSMADLEPYMEETEKCTRENSVQPQYAWTSEMYHKLRHVFGLDSFRPNQLEAVNATLQGKDAFVLMPTGGGKSLCYQLPAIVKSGRTSGTTIVVSPLISLMQDQVEHLLAKDIKASMFSSKGTAEQRRMTFNLFMNGLLELVYISPEMIKASVQCKKAISKLYEHGKLARIVVDEAHCVSNWGHDFRPDYKELSFFKQEYPDIPMIALTATASEQVRMDIIHNLQLNNPVFLKQSFNRTNLFYQVLKKEKNSIFQMCDMIRTKFKNQTGIIYCHSKNSCEQTSALMQKNGVKCAFYHAGMDPDERFQVQQDWQADRVQVICATVAFGMGIDKPDVRFVFHFTVPRTLEGYYQETGRAGRDGNFSQCIMYYSFRDVRTIQTMIQKDKNLDMINKEKHLDKLQQVMQYCDNRTDCRRQLVLSYFNEQFDPKDCGKNCDNCKNSSNIVYQTKDVTEESKDIANLIKSIQDSKVTLIHCQDVYKGSKYQKIVQLGHHQSPYHGMGKDWKKADIERIFFKLVTERILNEYSVSTGRGFFSTYVKLGPRAKDLFKGKLKVEIRFVATEETTGSNRYSDKNGKEGPAHNHSARAISGRSLTDKSNMAVLSTPNVSRSFTTNSSDIHPGSAKDHINRFRYSEMADARSSPVQLTNGVSYVSSQEQAHITKCFNLLKDIAINVSSKFNFPNDTMLISDAILWKAANKLPADQASFANLNGSNDPALAKRFKYFSATLKKCKKERHHIIVVSSDKSLPTTTETGDRSEYFNGNEGIDDSAVISQIKEIMFASSSTSSQNATYSQKRSKPKASGRGWKKSWKYSKRK; this is encoded by the coding sequence ATGGTAAAGCCTTCACATAATTTGAGAAGAGAACATAAATGGCTTAAGGATACGGAAGCGTATCTCCCAGATAAGAGTGTATTAGGGATATTGCAGAAGCATGTAACTGCTAAACGCTCTGCTACTTTGAATTCTGGtgttgaaaatgatttGGCACGGAGGACGGGTTCGACGCTGGATCAAGTACCCAGAAACTTGACATCATCGATGCCAGTTTCTTCTGGTGCTGTCACGACAGCACAGACAGCAGTAGCAGGCACGTGGGATGAGGGATCATATACGAATACCACCATTGCAGTGGCTACAGTATTGGATTCAGATGGTGATTCcgatttggaattgatcGCTGATCGACCAAGTGCGAACAACTCCAACGTTACCAGTAGCATCACTGCACAAATAACTCAGAAGACTGAGATTAATACTAATGGTAAGAGTACATCCGACCAAGATTTACATCGCTTGGTATCTTTACTTTGGCAACAATCAGAATTGTTGCAAGAGAAATGTGAAATACTGGAGTCGACATCTCTGTCACAAGATAACAAAAGGTCGAAGATTGGCTCGTTTATTAACCCTACATTGAATCGCATCAAGCAGCAAATATCAGCTATGGACAACCTTCTCCCATCTCTGCCTCAGGCCAGGGCTGTGCCTGATTTACAATCTTTTCCAGCGGTATCTAGAAATGCATCGGCATCTATATCTCGTCGTAACTCACCGACTCCACATGCCACTGAAAGTGTCAATCCAATCCCCTCAGAGGATATAGATATAGACATTCCTTCTTCGCAAACGCAATTAACACAGCAGCATAACAGCTCTTCGCCAAAGATTCAACCGTCAAGGAGACTGCGACATAGAGatccaaatcaaaattatTATATTCCCACTTTGTCACAAATGGATGAGAATCCTCATTTATTACAAGAATCATTACTGAGTAAACGGCGAACAACCAGTACTAATAACAATATCCATCATAACGATAATGACAGTGATGCATCAGCTGAAGCAGAATCTGAAGACTCGCATTTTCTCACTACgatggaagaagatcaaatttACGATAACGAGTTGCATGAATCTGACAAAGATTTCGTCGTCGATGGGAATTACCTCGATTATGACGAGGGACCTGAAGCGGATGCAGAATACCATGAAGAGGATGATAGTAATGTTCCCTTTGAAAAAGAGCGCTCTTCAAACCAAATTATTATTGATTCATCTCCTGGTAGCTCGCCAAGGCATTTGAACCCACCGTCTCAACCTCCATTACAACAGCAAACTCAGAATACAAGTCAGGAATTCCAGCCTACTCCGCAATTGAGATTATTggacgatgatgatgtaGAATTCCTGGAAGACCCCATTTCAGAGTCTCTGCCGCAGGATCATACCGTTGCAGTGCACTCCGAGGAGTTTGAACCACTGTCAGATACAGATCTGGAGGAGTTTGATGCTGAACGAGAAGACCAAACGCagtttgatgaaattaagGAACTGGATGACGACTTGAAAATCATTTCAGAGGCGAAATTAGATGCCGAAGATGTGCCCTTATCATTCGCTATCAAGAAGGAACCGAAAAGCCTTGACACGCAATTACAAACTGAACTGGTGCCAGTGCCAGAAGttattgaagatgatgacTTTTCCATGGCAGACCTGGAACCCTATATGGAGGAAACCGAGAAGTGTACGAGAGAGAATTCAGTACAACCTCAATATGCATGGACATCAGAAATGTACCACAAATTACGGCATGTCTTTGGACTTGATTCATTTAGACCAAATCAATTGGAAGCAGTTAATGCCACTTTACAGGGTAAGGATGCGTTCGTTCTTATGCCAACAGGTGGTGGTAAGTCACTCTGTTACCAACTTCCGGCTATTGTGAAATCAGGAAGGACATCTGGGACCACGATCGTTGTCTCtcctttgatttctttgatgcAGGATCAGGTTGAGCATCTTTTGGCAAAAGATATCAAAGCTAGTATGTTCAGTTCTAAAGGAACAGCcgaacaaagaagaatgactttcaatttgttcatGAATGGATTACTAGAATTGGTTTATATTTCTCCAGAAATGATTAAAGCTTCCGTACAGTGTAAGAAAGCAATTTCGAAACTGTACGAACATGGAAAGTTGGCAAGGATTGTAGTCGATGAAGCGCACTGTGTTTCAAATTGGGGTCATGATTTCAGGCCTGATTACAAGGAGTTAAGCTTTTTCAAGCAAGAGTATCCAGATATTCCAATGATTGCATTAACTGCAACTGCAAGTGAGCAGGTCAGAATGGATATCATTCATAATCTTCAGTTAAATAATCCGGTGTTTTTGAAGCAGAGTTTCAATAGAACTAATCTATTCTATCAAGTCttgaaaaaagagaagaactCAATATTCCAAATGTGCGACATGATCAGAACCAAATTCAAGAATCAAACTGGGATCATCTACTGTCATTCTAAGAACTCCTGTGAACAAACTAGTGCTCTAATGCAAAAGAATGGTGTGAAATGTGCGTTTTACCATGCTGGTATGGACCCTGATGAACGTTTTCAAGTACAGCAAGATTGGCAGGCCGATCGTGTTCAAGTCATTTGTGCTACGGTTGCCTTCGGTATGGGTATTGATAAACCTGATGTCCGTTTTGTTTTCCACTTCACTGTACCTAGAACATTGGAAGGCTACTATCAAGAGACAGGTAGAGCTGGAAGAGACGGAAACTTTTCTCAATGTATCATGTATTATTCTTTCCGCGATGTGAGAACTATTCAGACAATGATCCAAAAAGATAAGAACTTGGATATGATCAATAAGGAAAAgcatttggataaattaCAACAAGTAATGCAGTATTGTGATAACAGAACTGATTGTAGGAGACAGCTGGTTCTATCTTATTTTAACGAGCAGTTCGATCCAAAAGATTGTGGGAAAAATTGTGACAATTGTAAGAACTCTTCCAATATCGTCTATCAGACAAAGGATGTTACAGAAGAATCTAAGGACATAGCAAATTTAATCAAATCTATTCAAGATTCAAAAGTTACTCTTATTCATTGTCAAGATGTTTATAAGGGGTcgaaatatcaaaaaattgttcAGTTAGGCCACCACCAATCACCTTATCATGGGATGGGTAAGGACTGGAAGAAGGCAGATATTGAGAGAATATTTTTCAAGCTAGTTACAGAAAGGATTTTGAATGAGTACTCGGTGAGTACTGGGAGAGGCTTTTTTTCCACATATGTAAAACTGGGTCCCAGAGCTaaagatttgttcaaaggCAAATTGAAGGTGGAAATCAGATTTGTTGCAACAGAAGAAACGACAGGGTCCAACAGATACTCTGACAAAAACGGTAAAGAAGGACCGGCTCATAACCACTCTGCAAGAGCAATATCTGGGAGGTCTTTGACAGATAAATCAAATATGGCTGTCTTATCCACCCCCAATGTTTCGAGATCTTTTACAACAAATAGTTCTGACATTCATCCTGGTAGTGCCAAAGACCACATTAATAGATTTAGGTACAGTGAAATGGCGGATGCACGTTCTTCACCAGTACAACTTACTAATGGCGTGTCTTACGTTTCTTCCCAAGAGCAAGCACATATCACAAAatgtttcaatttgttgaaggaTATTGCCATCAATGTTTCCAGCAAGTTCAATTTTCCCAATGATACCATGTTGATTTCGGATGCTATTCTCTGGAAAGCTGCTAACAAGCTCCCTGCAGATCAAGCATCTTTTGCTAACCTAAATGGTTCAAATGATCCAGCACTGGCGAAAAGATTTAAATACTTTTCTGCTACGTTAAAGAAGTGTAAGAAGGAAAGACATCATATTATAGTGGTATCATCTGATAAATCACTTCCAACAACGACAGAAACTGGTGATCGCTCTGAGTATTTCAATGGAAACGAAGGGATAGATGACAGTGCTGTCATTAGTcaaataaaagaaataatgTTTGCGTCCtcatcaacttcttctcaGAATGCTACATACTCTCAAAAGAGATCAAAACCTAAAGCGTCAGGACGCGgttggaagaaatcatgGAAGTATTCTAAACGTAAATAG
- the SEO1 gene encoding putative permease SEO1 (similar to uniprot|P39709 Saccharomyces cerevisiae YAL067C SEO1 Putative permease member of the allantoate transporter subfamily of the major facilitator superfamily mutation confers resistance to ethionine sulfoxide) — MVSTPNVKSLTQELLIDPYKRLKWGFIPVRRIVEDDEEDVPEIANTAESDAGLSVTTGSELVESGKKSSQSDTFEVTSDDDTEYEYRDEANRKWWKFFDEQEYRINKKQNDNWKWYNWFAPDMSTQEKKLLLKLDVLLAFYSMIAYWVKYLDTVNLNNAYVSGMKEEIGFKGNDLVNTQVMYTVGNIIFQIPFIFILNKVPLNYVLPGLDICWSLLTLGAAYVDTVPHLKAIRFFIGAFEAPSYLAYQYLFGCFYKHDEMVRRSAFYYFGQYAGVLSSGGIISAVHATMNGLHGKSGWRWNFIIDAVISVAVGLLGFYMLPGDPYNCYSIFLTDDEIRLARKRLRENNTEKSDFHNKFFDKEVWKRIIFDWKIYVLTLWNIFCWNNNNGSSGAFLLWLNSLKNSDGSTRLSIEKKNQFSMITPGLGMVYLFLTSLLADKGHTRWGAIIVTQVFNFIGNVILAAWNVPEGAKWFAFMLQYFGWAMAPVLYSWQNDICRRDAQARAVILVVMNMLAQTSTAWISVLVWKTVEAPRYLKGFTWTAVAAFCLSAWTFVVLYFYKRDERRNAKANGIILYNSKTGENYPPKKDEKEETDA; from the coding sequence ATGGTAAGTACCCCAAACGTTAAGAGTTTAACCCAAGAGTTGCTCATCGATCCATACAAGAGATTGAAATGGGGGTTTATACCTGTTAGAAGAATAGTCGAGGACGACGAGGAAGATGTTCCGGAAATAGCCAATACAGCAGAATCAGATGCTGGTCTTTCTGTGACTACTGGATCGGAGCTTGTAGAGTCtggaaagaaatcatcTCAATCGGATACATTCGAGGTAACATCCGATGATGATACTGAATACGAGTACAGAGACGAAGCTAACAGGAAATGGTGGAAGTTTTTCGATGAACAAGAGTACCGTAttaacaagaaacaaaatgacAACTGGAAGTGGTACAACTGGTTTGCTCCAGATATGTCTACAcaggaaaagaaattattgCTCAAGTTGGACGTTCTTTTGGCATTTTACTCCATGATTGCATACTGGGTTAAATATTTGGACACCGTTAATTTGAATAACGCTTACGTTTCAGGTatgaaggaagaaattggaTTCAAAGGTAACGATTTGGTGAATACTCAAGTTATGTACACGGTTGGTAACATTATCTTCCAAATCCCTTTCATCTTTATCTTGAACAAAGTGCCATTGAACTACGTATTGCCGGGCCTAGATATTTGTTGGTCATTGTTAACTTTAGGTGCAGCTTACGTTGATACTGTGCCACATTTAAAGGCTATCAGATTCTTCATTGGTGCTTTTGAAGCCCCATCTTATTTGGCTTACCAATACTTGTTCGGTTGTTTCTACAAACACGATGAAATGGTCAGACGTTCAGCATTCTATTATTTTGGTCAGTACGCTGGTGTTCTCTCTTCTGGTGGTATCATTTCTGCCGTTCATGCTACCATGAATGGATTGCATGGTAAATCCGGTTGGAGATGgaatttcatcatcgatGCGGTTATCTCAGTCGCCGTTGGTCTATTGGGTTTCTATATGCTACCTGGTGATCCATACAACTGTTACTCCATATTTTTAACCGATGATGAGATCAGATTGGCCAGAAAGAGATTAAGAGAAAACAACACTGAAAAGTCTGATTTCCATAACAAATTCTTCGACAAGGAAGTCTGGAAGAGAATCATCTTCGACTGGAAAATTTATGTTCTAACCCTATGGAACATCTTCTGCTGGAACAATAACAACGGTTCTTCCGGTGCCTTTTTATTGTGGttaaattcattgaaaaatagCGATGGCTCAACTAGATTATCTATcgaaaagaagaatcaattCTCAATGATTACTCCAGGTCTAGGTATGGTTTACTTATTTTTGACATCATTATTAGCCGATAAAGGTCATACCAGATGGGGTGCTATCATTGTAACCCAAGTGTTTAATTTCATCGGAAATGTGATTCTTGCTGCTTGGAACGTACCAGAAGGTGCGAAATGGTTCGCATTCATGTTACAATACTTTGGTTGGGCTATGGCCCCTGTTTTATACTCGTGGCAAAACGATATTTGTCGTCGTGATGCTCAAGCAAGAGCTGTTATCTTGGTTGTGATGAATATGCTTGCACAAACATCAACAGCGTGGATCTCAGTGCTTGTATGGAAGACTGTCGAGGCTCCAAGGTATCTAAAGGGTTTTACTTGGACCGCTGTAGCAGCCTTCTGTTTATCTGCATGGACCTTCGTTGTGTTGTACTTCTACAAACGtgatgaaagaagaaatgctAAAGCGAACGGTATTATCCTTTACAACTCCAAGACTGGTGAGAACTATCCTCCAAAGAAGGacgaaaaggaagaaacaGATGCTTAA